Proteins encoded by one window of Lutibacter sp. A64:
- a CDS encoding OsmC family protein — MEDLKFRVVAQSENPTKTVVKARGFEIVIDEPESLGGTNDGANPVEFILAALCGCINVMGHVIAKEMDFELRGLKIKMCGNLNPQRLFGASFEDRSGYKRIDVSLEPDCDVSIEVLEEWIAKIEDRCPVSDNLTNKTPVNLLLKGKFHSLESTSQFT; from the coding sequence ATGGAAGATTTAAAATTTAGAGTTGTTGCTCAAAGTGAAAACCCAACAAAAACTGTTGTAAAAGCTAGAGGTTTTGAAATTGTAATTGATGAACCTGAAAGTCTTGGCGGTACAAATGATGGTGCAAATCCTGTTGAATTTATACTTGCTGCACTTTGCGGATGTATAAATGTTATGGGACATGTAATTGCAAAGGAAATGGATTTTGAATTACGTGGTTTAAAAATTAAAATGTGTGGTAATTTAAATCCACAACGCTTGTTTGGTGCTTCTTTTGAAGACCGTTCAGGTTATAAAAGAATTGATGTTTCTTTAGAGCCAGATTGCGATGTTTCTATAGAAGTATTAGAAGAATGGATTGCTAAAATTGAAGATAGATGTCCTGTTTCTGACAATCTAACCAATAAAACGCCTGTTAACCTTTTACTAAAAGGCAAGTTTCATTCTCTTGAAAGTACAAGTCAGTTTACATAA
- a CDS encoding DEAD/DEAH box helicase yields the protein MQFKDLKLNKPILKAIEAKNYTSATPIQAQTIPLVLAKKDVIASAQTGTGKTAAFALPILQLLFDKQDAGKKGKKVKALVISPTRELAIQIEENFKIYSKFTNLRTTVVYGGTSIEPQKDVLKKGIDILVATPGRLLDLHKQDCLNLDFIETLVLDEADLMLDMGFIDDVRKIERLCPAEKQILLFSATMPAKVVQLANTILKEPETVDVTPTSSAAKSVNQLLFYVHKQYKMELCLYLLRNNIKGNILIFRRTKMGIAKLEKMLKGNGYKVDSIHGDKTQNDREKALNNFKEGAINILIATDVAARGIDIDNLDAVINFDIPNVSETYVHRIGRTGRAGNTGEAYSFCSADEKTYIKDIQQLINTAIPVMDEHPYVLDPKAKREIHRTPGKSKYKSRRKSAASKKNKKRWY from the coding sequence ATGCAATTTAAAGACTTAAAGCTAAATAAACCTATTTTAAAAGCCATAGAAGCAAAAAATTATACATCTGCAACACCAATACAAGCACAAACCATTCCGTTGGTTTTAGCTAAAAAAGATGTAATTGCATCGGCACAAACTGGAACAGGTAAAACAGCTGCTTTTGCCTTACCAATTTTACAATTGCTTTTTGATAAGCAAGATGCTGGTAAAAAAGGAAAAAAAGTAAAAGCCTTGGTTATTAGTCCAACCAGAGAGTTGGCAATTCAAATTGAAGAAAACTTTAAAATATACAGTAAATTTACCAATTTAAGAACCACGGTTGTTTACGGTGGAACATCTATAGAACCACAAAAAGATGTACTTAAAAAAGGAATAGATATTTTGGTTGCTACGCCAGGTAGATTGTTAGATTTACACAAACAAGATTGTTTAAATTTAGATTTTATTGAAACCTTAGTGTTAGATGAAGCAGATTTAATGTTAGATATGGGTTTTATAGACGATGTTCGTAAAATAGAGCGTTTATGTCCTGCTGAAAAGCAAATATTATTGTTTTCGGCTACAATGCCAGCAAAAGTTGTACAGTTGGCAAATACTATTTTAAAAGAGCCTGAAACTGTAGATGTAACACCAACTTCCTCTGCCGCAAAAAGTGTAAATCAGTTGTTATTTTATGTGCATAAACAATATAAAATGGAGTTGTGTTTATATTTATTAAGAAATAATATTAAAGGTAATATTTTAATTTTTAGACGTACCAAAATGGGTATTGCTAAACTTGAAAAAATGCTAAAAGGAAATGGTTATAAAGTAGATAGTATTCACGGAGACAAAACTCAAAATGATAGAGAAAAAGCCTTAAATAATTTTAAAGAAGGTGCTATAAATATTTTAATTGCAACAGATGTTGCTGCACGTGGAATTGATATTGATAATTTAGATGCTGTTATTAATTTTGACATTCCAAATGTTTCTGAAACCTATGTGCATAGAATTGGTAGAACGGGTAGAGCCGGAAATACAGGAGAAGCGTATTCGTTTTGTTCTGCAGATGAGAAAACATACATAAAAGATATTCAACAACTAATTAATACTGCAATACCTGTAATGGATGAGCATCCTTATGTGTTAGACCCTAAGGCAAAGCGAGAAATACACAGAACACCTGGAAAAAGTAAATACAAATCAAGAAGAAAATCTGCTGCTTCAAAAAAGAATAAAAAACGATGGTATTAA
- a CDS encoding B12-binding domain-containing radical SAM protein has translation MAKDILLITPPFTQLNTPYPATVYLKGFLNTKQISSFQMDLGIEVITALFSKKSLENLFEVALENNAITSQNSQRIYALKNSYLSTINPVISFLQGKNETLARQICTTSYLPKASRFDQLDDLEWAFGSMGIQDKAKHLATLYLEDISDFIKECVDENFGFSRYAERLGQSANSFDELYNNLQNNPTHIDVITLEILDEKLQLIQPKLVCISVPFPGNLYSGFRCAQFIKNKYPEIKISMGGGFPNTELRSLSDVRVFEFLDFITLDDGELPVEIVWNYVKNPSKENDNFKRTFLKENNKVVYNNSSTKNDYKQSELGTPDYTDLLLDTYLSVIEIANPMHSLWSDGRWNKLTMAHGCYWGKCTFCDISLDYIKIYEPIAAKLLVDRMETIIETTGERGFHFVDEAAPPALMRALALEILKRDLTVTWWANIRFEKSFTKDLCILLKASGLIAVSGGLEVASERLLKLIDKGVTIEQVAQVNLNFTESDILVHAYLMYGFPTQTVQETVDSLEMVRQLFALGIINSGFWHQFSLTAHSPIGLNPDDYGVIPNYKEITFANNDVDFKDKTGINHSKFSYGLKKSIFNFMHGIGFDVDLQEWFDFKIPQTTINPYFIEDCLVSEESLTTKSSAKIVWIGGNPLVSYTSKTKRGKTREFIQLAFHTKNELFETSLEKDKGEWLLDLLEQIVVSQGTSKTFAQIKRDFESSFNDFELFWYSKPIKNLRNYGLLVL, from the coding sequence ATGGCTAAAGATATACTGCTTATTACGCCTCCTTTTACACAATTAAACACACCTTATCCGGCAACAGTTTATTTAAAAGGTTTTTTAAATACCAAGCAAATAAGTTCATTTCAAATGGATTTAGGTATTGAAGTAATTACAGCACTGTTTTCAAAAAAAAGTTTAGAGAATTTGTTCGAAGTTGCCTTAGAAAATAATGCAATTACATCACAAAATTCGCAGCGTATTTATGCGTTAAAAAATAGTTATCTTTCAACTATTAATCCTGTTATTTCTTTTCTTCAAGGAAAAAATGAAACCTTGGCACGACAAATTTGTACTACTTCTTATCTTCCAAAGGCTTCAAGATTTGATCAATTAGACGATTTAGAGTGGGCATTTGGTTCTATGGGAATTCAAGATAAAGCAAAGCATTTAGCAACACTTTATTTAGAAGATATTTCCGATTTTATTAAAGAATGTGTAGATGAAAATTTTGGATTTAGCCGCTATGCAGAACGTTTAGGGCAAAGCGCCAATAGTTTTGATGAGTTATATAATAATCTTCAAAATAATCCAACGCATATAGATGTAATTACATTGGAAATTTTAGATGAAAAATTACAATTAATTCAGCCAAAATTAGTGTGTATTTCTGTGCCTTTTCCAGGGAATTTATATAGTGGATTTCGTTGTGCGCAATTTATTAAAAATAAATATCCAGAAATTAAAATTTCAATGGGTGGTGGATTTCCAAATACCGAATTGCGTAGTCTTTCAGATGTGCGTGTTTTCGAATTTTTAGATTTTATTACTTTAGATGATGGTGAATTACCTGTTGAAATAGTATGGAATTATGTTAAAAATCCTTCCAAAGAAAATGACAACTTTAAAAGAACATTTTTAAAAGAAAATAATAAAGTAGTTTATAACAATTCATCAACTAAAAACGATTATAAACAAAGCGAATTAGGAACTCCAGATTATACCGATTTACTATTAGATACCTACCTTTCTGTAATTGAAATTGCAAATCCAATGCACAGTTTGTGGAGCGATGGCCGTTGGAATAAATTAACAATGGCGCACGGTTGTTATTGGGGAAAATGTACTTTTTGCGATATTTCTTTAGATTATATAAAAATTTACGAACCTATTGCAGCTAAACTGTTGGTAGACAGGATGGAAACAATTATTGAAACCACTGGAGAACGCGGATTTCATTTTGTTGATGAAGCTGCGCCACCGGCTTTAATGCGGGCGTTAGCTTTAGAAATTTTAAAACGAGATTTAACGGTTACTTGGTGGGCAAATATTAGATTTGAAAAAAGTTTTACCAAAGATTTATGTATTCTTTTAAAAGCATCGGGTTTAATTGCCGTTTCTGGCGGATTAGAAGTCGCCTCAGAGCGTTTATTAAAATTAATAGATAAAGGTGTAACTATTGAACAAGTAGCGCAGGTAAACCTTAATTTTACGGAATCTGATATTTTGGTACACGCATATTTAATGTATGGTTTTCCAACGCAAACGGTACAAGAAACTGTTGATAGTTTAGAAATGGTGCGTCAGTTATTTGCCTTAGGTATTATTAACTCTGGTTTTTGGCATCAATTTTCGTTAACAGCACACAGTCCAATTGGTTTAAATCCAGATGATTATGGTGTTATTCCAAATTATAAAGAAATTACATTTGCGAATAACGATGTTGATTTTAAGGATAAAACTGGAATAAATCATTCAAAATTTAGTTATGGATTAAAAAAATCAATTTTTAATTTTATGCACGGAATTGGTTTTGATGTTGATTTACAAGAATGGTTCGATTTTAAAATTCCACAAACAACCATTAATCCTTATTTTATTGAAGATTGTTTAGTTTCTGAAGAAAGTTTAACCACAAAATCTTCTGCTAAAATTGTTTGGATAGGAGGGAACCCGCTAGTTTCTTATACTTCAAAAACCAAAAGAGGAAAAACACGTGAGTTTATTCAATTAGCATTTCATACTAAAAATGAACTTTTTGAAACTTCATTAGAAAAAGATAAAGGAGAATGGTTATTAGATCTATTAGAACAAATTGTTGTTAGCCAAGGAACTTCAAAAACATTTGCACAAATAAAGCGAGATTTTGAAAGCTCTTTTAATGATTTTGAATTGTTTTGGTATTCTAAACCTATAAAAAATCTAAGAAATTATGGTTTGTTGGTTTTGTAG
- a CDS encoding VF530 family DNA-binding protein: MKNKISDAAQPNNPLHGVKLAEILQYLVSEYGWEELGLLIKINCFRSNPTIKSSLKFLRKTPWAREKVEKLYLKTIQ; this comes from the coding sequence ATGAAAAATAAAATTAGTGATGCAGCACAACCTAACAATCCATTACACGGTGTAAAATTGGCTGAAATTTTACAATATTTAGTTTCAGAATATGGTTGGGAAGAATTAGGTTTGCTTATAAAAATTAACTGTTTTAGAAGTAATCCTACCATAAAATCTAGTTTAAAATTTTTACGAAAAACACCTTGGGCAAGAGAGAAAGTAGAAAAATTATACTTAAAAACTATTCAATAA
- a CDS encoding TlpA family protein disulfide reductase has product MKNLLFIALFLVFQVNFAQEDSTRGYKVKVGEQAPKLDFTLLDGTKYTNQSLKGKVVVLQFTASWCSVCRKEMPHLEKKVWQKFKNDDFILIGVDLKEDLKKVKRFIAQMQVTYPFTIDADGAMFESFTLPNAGVTRNIVLDKNGKIIFLSRLYEEREFNTMVEVIANELKKG; this is encoded by the coding sequence ATGAAAAACCTATTATTTATAGCTTTATTTTTAGTATTTCAAGTAAACTTTGCACAAGAAGATTCCACAAGAGGTTACAAAGTAAAAGTTGGAGAACAAGCTCCAAAGTTAGACTTTACGTTATTAGACGGTACAAAATATACAAACCAAAGTTTAAAAGGAAAAGTTGTTGTATTACAATTTACTGCATCTTGGTGTTCTGTTTGCAGAAAAGAAATGCCACATTTAGAAAAAAAAGTTTGGCAAAAATTTAAAAATGATGACTTTATTTTAATAGGAGTTGACCTTAAAGAAGATCTAAAAAAAGTAAAACGATTTATTGCTCAAATGCAAGTAACCTATCCTTTTACTATTGATGCAGACGGTGCTATGTTTGAAAGTTTTACACTACCAAATGCAGGTGTAACCAGAAATATTGTGCTAGATAAAAATGGAAAAATAATTTTTCTTTCTCGTTTGTATGAAGAAAGAGAATTTAATACTATGGTAGAAGTAATTGCAAACGAATTAAAAAAAGGCTAA
- a CDS encoding 5-formyltetrahydrofolate cyclo-ligase: MSIVAKKKVLRKEMLLKRAKISKLAKKNYDAWICGSMWNIIKKYNFKTVHCYLPMGTEININQLIDKMLQENITVVTPKTLPNRKLENLILNSLNELEKGVFGTSYPANSIEFLGTYDLIIVPGLSFNTKNYRLGYGGGYYDNFMAQHPTSKKIGICYPFQLIDEIPVEVHDLQLDDVLVDNTFLGL, encoded by the coding sequence ATGTCAATTGTAGCTAAAAAAAAGGTTTTGCGAAAAGAAATGCTATTAAAACGTGCAAAAATATCAAAACTAGCAAAGAAAAATTACGATGCTTGGATTTGTGGTTCCATGTGGAACATTATTAAAAAATACAATTTTAAAACGGTACATTGTTATTTACCAATGGGAACAGAAATTAACATTAATCAACTGATTGATAAAATGTTACAAGAAAATATTACAGTTGTAACTCCCAAAACATTACCAAATAGAAAATTAGAAAATTTGATTTTAAATTCTTTAAACGAATTAGAAAAAGGAGTGTTTGGAACCAGTTATCCAGCAAATTCAATTGAATTTTTAGGTACATATGACTTGATTATTGTACCTGGCTTATCTTTTAATACAAAAAATTATAGATTAGGTTATGGTGGTGGTTATTACGATAACTTTATGGCACAACATCCAACTTCAAAGAAAATTGGAATTTGCTACCCCTTTCAATTGATAGATGAAATTCCTGTAGAAGTGCACGATTTACAATTAGATGATGTACTGGTAGATAATACTTTTTTAGGCTTATAA
- a CDS encoding GNAT family N-acetyltransferase, giving the protein MIKIIKANVKDAKLIAEIGKKTFCESHGISASKADINAFVSEKYTKEALVKQLENSKNNYHLIYYNNKLAGFTNLELNCSNTNIEAKNVSKLDRFYLLKEFYGQKLGLKLFQFNLEISKKHKQKGMWLAVWVENKRAINFYQKAGFKIVGKYDFQISKTHSNPNHIMYVAF; this is encoded by the coding sequence ATGATAAAAATAATTAAAGCCAACGTTAAAGATGCCAAATTAATAGCCGAGATTGGTAAAAAAACGTTTTGTGAGTCGCACGGTATAAGTGCTTCTAAAGCAGATATTAACGCTTTTGTATCTGAAAAATATACAAAAGAGGCATTGGTAAAGCAATTAGAAAACAGTAAAAACAATTACCATTTAATTTATTACAATAATAAACTTGCCGGATTTACTAATCTTGAATTAAATTGTTCAAATACAAATATAGAAGCTAAAAATGTAAGTAAATTAGATCGTTTTTATCTTTTAAAAGAGTTTTATGGACAAAAATTAGGATTAAAATTATTCCAATTTAATTTAGAAATCTCAAAAAAACATAAACAAAAAGGAATGTGGCTAGCTGTATGGGTAGAGAATAAAAGGGCTATAAATTTTTACCAAAAAGCTGGATTTAAAATTGTAGGCAAATACGATTTTCAAATTTCTAAAACGCATTCTAATCCTAATCACATTATGTATGTTGCATTTTAA
- a CDS encoding OmpH family outer membrane protein — protein sequence MKKLLLVAFVIVFASCNQTKIAYINVEDLMKDYEGTKALEETLKEKQEAMSKELDSISAPFQEKVQEYYQNAQKMSATKRAQTEQQLQQEQQILQGRQQQASQALQQENQLLSEAITKKVDSFVAVYSKANGLNLVLGTSGNGTVMYGDDNLDVTNAILEMLNEDFSKE from the coding sequence ATGAAAAAATTACTATTAGTTGCTTTTGTAATTGTATTTGCATCTTGTAACCAAACAAAAATTGCTTACATTAATGTTGAAGATTTAATGAAAGATTATGAAGGAACAAAAGCCTTAGAAGAAACTTTAAAAGAAAAACAAGAGGCAATGTCAAAAGAATTGGATAGTATTTCTGCTCCTTTTCAAGAAAAAGTGCAAGAGTATTATCAAAATGCTCAAAAAATGTCTGCTACTAAAAGAGCTCAAACAGAACAACAATTACAACAAGAGCAACAAATTTTACAAGGAAGACAACAACAAGCTAGTCAAGCTTTACAACAAGAAAATCAACTTTTAAGTGAAGCTATTACAAAAAAAGTAGATAGTTTTGTGGCAGTATATTCAAAAGCAAATGGTTTAAATTTAGTACTAGGTACTTCTGGAAATGGAACTGTAATGTATGGAGATGATAATTTAGATGTAACAAATGCTATTTTAGAAATGCTTAACGAAGATTTTTCTAAAGAATAA
- a CDS encoding class I SAM-dependent methyltransferase — MNSNKKPYLSCIDYTVSNKKFDLIYNAKLDMLETYPQPKVEELDLYYQSSDYISHTDAKKSFLDKVYQIVKKYALNTKLKLINSFKTSEQNLLDIGCGTGDFLVTCKNNGWNVVGVEPNKNARDLAESKLNKQSTSTIFSDIEQLTSEKFDVITLWHVLEHVPNLETYILKLKSLLKPNGVLVVAVPNFKSFDALYYKQYWAAFDVPRHLWHFSKTAIQQLFSKQKMNVVKILPMKFDSFYVSLLSEKYKTSKSNFIKAFYIGFKSNLKASTSKEHSSLIYVIKNS; from the coding sequence ATGAATTCAAATAAAAAGCCATATTTAAGTTGTATAGATTATACTGTTTCAAATAAAAAATTTGATTTAATATACAATGCTAAATTAGATATGTTAGAAACGTATCCGCAACCAAAAGTTGAAGAGTTAGATTTGTATTATCAAAGTTCAGATTATATTTCGCATACAGATGCTAAAAAATCTTTCCTTGATAAAGTATATCAAATTGTAAAAAAATATGCTTTAAACACGAAGTTGAAATTGATCAATTCTTTTAAAACTTCTGAACAAAATTTATTAGATATTGGATGTGGTACAGGTGATTTTTTAGTTACTTGTAAAAATAATGGATGGAATGTAGTAGGAGTAGAGCCAAATAAAAATGCAAGAGATTTAGCAGAATCAAAATTAAATAAACAAAGTACTTCAACAATTTTTTCTGATATTGAACAATTAACTTCAGAAAAGTTTGATGTTATAACCCTTTGGCACGTGTTAGAACATGTACCGAATTTAGAAACATATATTTTAAAATTAAAAAGTTTATTAAAACCTAATGGTGTTTTGGTTGTAGCAGTTCCTAATTTTAAAAGTTTTGATGCGTTGTATTATAAACAATATTGGGCTGCTTTTGATGTACCGCGTCATTTGTGGCATTTTTCAAAAACTGCAATTCAACAACTTTTTTCAAAACAAAAAATGAATGTTGTTAAAATTCTTCCAATGAAATTTGATTCGTTTTATGTTTCACTACTGAGCGAAAAGTATAAAACTTCAAAATCTAATTTTATAAAAGCGTTTTACATTGGTTTTAAATCAAATTTAAAAGCAAGCACTTCAAAAGAGCATTCTTCGCTAATTTATGTCATAAAAAACAGTTAA
- the mnmG gene encoding tRNA uridine-5-carboxymethylaminomethyl(34) synthesis enzyme MnmG produces MFNTEYDVIVVGGGHAGGEAAAAAANMGAQTLLITMSLQNIAQMSCNPAMGGIAKGQIVREIDALGGYSAIVTDKTAIQFKMLNKSKGPAMWSPRAQSDRMRFAETWRNMLEQTEKLDFFQDMVKGLLFDGDKIIGVKTSLGVEIKSKTVIITAGTFLNGLIHIGDKTFGGGRAGESASVGITEDLVKVGFEAGRMKTGTPPRVDGRSLDYSKMIEQPGDDNPEKFSYLPITKPLEKQRSCYMSYTSLEVHDLLRTGFDRSPMFNGRIKSIGPRYCPSIEDKIDRFATKERHQIFVEPEGWNTVEVYVNGFSTSLPEDVQDKALRKVAGFENVKFFRYGYAIEYDFFQPTQLKHTLETKLIKNLYFAGQINGTTGYEEAAAQGLMAGVNAALNVQDRAPFILKRNEAYIGVLIDDLITKGTEEPYRMFTSRAEYRTLLRQDNADLRLTPLAFELGLASEARMKRVKEKQHKTDLFVKFLIETSIKPDVINPILEANKTAPISQSMKMFKIAARPQLDFQDIQKIPDVATFISENNIDNEIIEQTEVHVKYAGYIEKEKNQADKLNRLENVVIPSNFDYSKVKSLSIEARQKLTKIKPITISQASRISGVSPSDISVLLVYMGR; encoded by the coding sequence ATGTTTAATACAGAGTATGATGTTATAGTTGTTGGGGGAGGACATGCCGGTGGTGAAGCTGCAGCTGCGGCCGCAAACATGGGGGCACAAACATTGCTTATTACAATGAGTTTGCAAAACATTGCGCAAATGAGCTGTAATCCTGCTATGGGTGGAATTGCAAAAGGACAAATTGTTAGAGAGATTGATGCTTTGGGAGGGTATAGTGCAATTGTTACAGATAAAACTGCTATTCAATTTAAAATGTTGAATAAATCAAAAGGTCCTGCTATGTGGAGTCCAAGAGCACAAAGTGATAGAATGCGTTTTGCTGAAACTTGGAGAAATATGTTAGAACAAACTGAAAAGTTAGATTTTTTCCAGGATATGGTAAAAGGTTTGTTATTTGATGGTGATAAAATTATTGGTGTAAAAACTTCATTAGGTGTTGAAATAAAATCAAAAACTGTAATTATAACTGCGGGTACTTTTTTAAATGGTTTAATTCATATTGGTGATAAAACTTTTGGTGGAGGTAGAGCTGGCGAAAGTGCTTCGGTTGGTATAACAGAAGATTTAGTTAAAGTAGGTTTTGAGGCTGGAAGAATGAAAACTGGAACTCCTCCAAGAGTAGATGGAAGGTCTTTAGATTATTCTAAAATGATTGAGCAGCCAGGTGACGATAACCCAGAAAAATTCTCGTATTTACCAATTACAAAACCTTTAGAAAAACAGCGATCTTGTTATATGAGTTATACTTCTTTAGAAGTGCATGATTTGCTAAGAACAGGATTCGATCGTTCTCCAATGTTTAATGGTAGAATTAAAAGTATTGGTCCGAGATATTGTCCTTCTATAGAAGATAAAATAGATCGTTTTGCTACTAAAGAGCGTCATCAAATTTTTGTTGAGCCTGAAGGTTGGAATACTGTAGAAGTTTATGTAAATGGTTTTTCAACTTCTTTACCTGAAGATGTTCAAGATAAAGCTTTGCGTAAAGTTGCTGGTTTCGAAAATGTAAAATTCTTTAGATATGGATATGCTATAGAGTATGATTTTTTTCAACCTACTCAATTAAAACATACTTTAGAAACCAAGTTGATTAAGAACTTATATTTTGCTGGTCAAATTAATGGTACTACAGGTTATGAAGAAGCTGCAGCGCAAGGATTGATGGCTGGTGTAAATGCTGCTTTAAATGTTCAAGATAGAGCGCCATTTATTTTAAAGAGAAATGAAGCATATATTGGAGTTTTAATTGATGATTTAATTACCAAAGGTACAGAAGAGCCTTATAGAATGTTTACTTCTAGAGCTGAATATAGAACTTTGTTAAGACAAGATAATGCTGATTTACGTTTAACACCTTTGGCTTTTGAATTAGGTTTAGCTTCTGAAGCGCGTATGAAAAGAGTTAAAGAGAAGCAACATAAAACAGATTTGTTTGTTAAGTTTTTAATTGAAACAAGTATTAAACCTGATGTTATAAATCCTATTTTAGAAGCTAATAAAACTGCTCCAATTTCACAATCTATGAAGATGTTTAAAATTGCTGCACGCCCTCAATTAGACTTTCAGGATATTCAAAAAATACCAGATGTAGCTACTTTTATTTCTGAGAATAATATAGATAATGAGATAATAGAACAGACTGAAGTTCATGTAAAATATGCTGGTTATATAGAGAAAGAAAAGAATCAGGCTGATAAATTAAATAGGTTAGAGAATGTTGTTATTCCTTCAAATTTCGATTATTCTAAAGTAAAATCTTTATCTATTGAAGCCCGTCAAAAGTTAACTAAAATTAAACCGATTACTATATCTCAAGCAAGTAGAATAAGTGGAGTTTCACCTAGTGATATTTCTGTTTTATTAGTTTATATGGGAAGGTAA
- the ybeY gene encoding rRNA maturation RNase YbeY, with amino-acid sequence MIQFNYETNFKLEDETKIQNWISACIKSYGFTEGELNYIFCDDEYLHKLNVEFLDHDTLTDIISFDYTLGKLISGDIFISVERVQDNAVNLDQSFENELNRVIIHGILHYLGFKDKTEAASLQMRSEEDKCLSKLQS; translated from the coding sequence ATGATTCAATTTAATTACGAAACAAATTTTAAATTAGAAGATGAAACTAAAATTCAAAATTGGATTTCAGCTTGTATTAAAAGTTACGGTTTTACAGAAGGTGAACTAAATTATATTTTTTGTGACGATGAATATCTTCATAAATTAAATGTTGAATTTTTAGATCATGATACTTTAACCGATATTATTAGTTTCGATTACACTTTAGGTAAATTAATTAGTGGTGATATTTTTATTTCGGTTGAAAGAGTGCAAGATAATGCTGTAAATTTAGATCAATCATTTGAAAATGAACTTAATAGAGTTATAATTCACGGTATTTTACATTATTTAGGCTTTAAAGACAAAACTGAAGCCGCTAGTTTGCAAATGCGCAGTGAAGAAGATAAGTGTTTAAGTAAATTACAATCTTAA